Genomic DNA from Vitis riparia cultivar Riparia Gloire de Montpellier isolate 1030 unplaced genomic scaffold, EGFV_Vit.rip_1.0 scaffold795_pilon_pilon, whole genome shotgun sequence:
gggaaaagttaaaaataagtgCCGAAGGCCAAAATAGTGACAAcaattttcttgtgtttttataaataaaatttcaggCGGAACTGGTCAAACAATTGGAGGAATGGAAGAAAGTTGTTGTCGGACCCTTCAGTTGGCAAGGGACTATCAATAAAGACGAGGAGAATTCTAGTACTAGTTGCAAAACCCGACAAGACAATGGTGGTACTAATGAAAGCGAAGACATCATAGCAGGCCGAAGCTTTCGGTTACTTAGACTTAGAGACACACATCTCTAACATAAAGAGAGTAGGTAAAGACCATTTGATAGTGGCAGCACTTATAGCAACTGTAACCTTTGCAGCGGGTTTCACCTTGCCTGGTGGTTACAAATTTACAATGACAATGATGGGATGACAATTTTAACAAAGAAAGCAGCTTTCAAAGCATTTGTTGTGGCGGACACTATAGCCGTGACGCTCTCTGTATCTCCAGcgtttgtttattttatattaaaataaaatataatatttaaatatctatttaaaatttttaaaatacatccaTTCACCTCGTCTTCTGGTGGTATCCTATTAGAGTTCGGTTTTTCAGATATCAAATTAGTGGTAGCAGGTAAGAATCATATGGCCATATTTCCCATAGAGTTGGCACTGTGGTCTATTGTTATTTACGACCACCAGGATGTTCTCTACCTTGGTGAGACCCAGAATTATTTTTGTTGGTGGAGtatgatgctatgaatagagtGAATGGAAACATCATCTTCACAGGCTGTGAGAGAGGCAACAATGGAGTTACAGTGTGCTCCAAGTCCTTCAAGGAGTTGCagtatttgatttattatttttattttactttttttgcTATAGGTTCTCCAATTGCAGCAAGGCTGTCAGCAAGTGTCTTTAATTTGAGGATATATTCCATCATTGAGAGGAAACTTTATAGTAAAAGCATAAACAATACGTAAGACTTGAAACATGTCTGAAACGACTTACATTAATGTGAAAGACTCAACATTTTTAGTATAGAAAATCCACCCTAGGCTGGGTGCCACCAATGTAAGAAAACCtggaaacaaaaacaaaagccaGAAGTGTGGAAGGATGAAACTGGTGGCATTTTCAAGCAATGAAGAATGATATAGCACAGCTTGCAGCCCCTCAACAAATGCCATCACCATTGCAATCATCGCAGCCAAGGTGAGCCGTATAATAAGTAAGCCTGGACagttttcttgtctttgataGGGAAAGAGGCAAGGAAATAAATACCAATAGCACAAATAGAAAGTACCATGGCTATGCTCTCTGCGATGacaaaattctgaaattttccCTTACTGCAATTGCCGTGTGTCGGTCCTTGCCCTTGGTGCCATGGCTGGGGATCGATAGGACTGCCATGCCCTGGTTGTTGCTCTCGTTCTCAATGTAACCACCAGGCGGCGTGAAACCTGCCGCGAAGGTTATGGTTGCTATGAGTGCCGCCACTATCATATggcttttaattgttttcttcatttcaGATATCTCTTCACTATCTTGGCTTTTTCTGCTGTCGCTGTCTTCCTTGATTTCTAGCGAACTCGAGGGTCTGATACTATCTCTGGAACTGGGACTCGGTATCTGAAATTGTAAAACGTTTAGTCATATTTGGTACTAGAAAATTTGAGTGAAAAATAGgaagggaagaaaataaaaagaaatatttgaaggaaaaaaaaaagttgaaaaataaaaaataggtttaaaattaataaattatttgtatatgttACACGAGaataggtaataaaaaaaattgaataaaaacacgcatatttatgtgaaaaacattaaaggagaaaaatcaTGGATAAAGGAGAGCGAAATTCACTATTtcaaaaagataatataaaaatggAGAGTTATGATATAAACATAATCATCGTAACCCtaaaaacatatattatttatatatatatataaaattaacaaatcaaGCTTAGATCTCTCTACTATCATCAAAGATCcccaaaaaaatcttataattatAGCTTCATCACATATATCACATTACAGTGTTTTTAGGTCGAATAAAATAGAATTCGGATCATCAAActctaataatatatattacttcaaactcattttacaaaaatataaaaacactttctaaatgAAAAGATATAAAGGATTTTTTTGTCCGTTCCTATTGtatctataattttaaaagagtaagtgaatatttaaatatgagaattattttttattcttcaactCAAATATTCCTCGTGTTAACATACATAggaaaaaaatgtcttttttctttttttttttcttctttttttttttttttcaatatcctCTATGATGCCAAAAAAAAGTGGTAGTCAACCCGTACTAGGATATAGAAAATTTTGACCGCCTTACCCTTAACAATCTTGCTAAGGTGTCCCATATCGACGAGAAAAGCTCCCCAAACATCCACTCCGGAAAAAGCATGAAGTTGTCACCTTTAAGCGAGGGAGAATTGTGAAACAGATGGAAGGTGTCTTTCCATCAACATTCTTCTCATTGATGAGTCCTCTCACCCTTAACCAGCAAATATTTTTGAACGAAGTTACAGATATTTGTTTTGTCACGATCAAGTGAAGAACATTATTGTCCTTATCATCAAGTTTCTCGCAGCAATCTGGAACGTGTGACACCAACAGCTTCACCATTTCTATATTGCCTTGGCTGGCGGGAATGTGAAGAGTTGTCCTGTTTCCAGTTCCATGGACTTTCACGCCCAGATAGGCAACATACGTGTCAGATTTCTCTAGCAATTGCCTCACTATTGTTGGATTACAACCCACATATGCAGCAAAGTGAAGGGGAGACCACCCATCTTGATCCAATTCTTTAGTTAAAGCATGCTTTTTTCCCAGTATCTTCTCTGTCATTGCTGATAAAATtaacaagagagaaaaaaagatttaagaaaattaagaaaataaataagtctCCTCTTGTAATGTGATTGTGGCAGTAAATAAAAATGGTGCATCCTCCACTACGTACCTTGGTCATTGACAATTACTGCAGCACGCAAAGCCGCTCGACCCTTGAAGCCACTATGAGCTGGTGAAGAGCAAATTTCTAGGATCATCTGCACCAAGTCTCCGAATCCCCAATCAGCAGCGATGTAAAGAGGAGTGTTGCCTTCAGCATTAGCACCATAGGTGAAGTCGGGGTCTTCCTGAATCAATAACTTCATCACCCTGGCCTTACAAACTACTGTACCCCTCTCTCTTTGGCAGTGTCAGTCAGATTTTTCACCACTGTCAAATGCCCTTCCCTGGCTGCAAGGTGAAGTGGAGTATCACCTTTCTCATTGGGCTGTTGCAATAGTGATGAAGAAGGCAACTGAAGGATCCACTTAACGCAGTCCGCTTGGCCAAATTGGGCTGCAACATGGAGAACTGTGTTCTTTTTGGGGTTCGTTGGACATGAATATTATATTGCTCAAATACATGGATGTGACCATCTGCTGCAGCCTTGTACAATTTAGGATCCATGAATGTGCTACCATCTTCAGCTGCAGCCTGGTTGGTGATCTGGACTTCCCGAGTATCTTCAGTTGCAGCCTGAATGGACTCTCTACTCAAGTTAAGGTTGCAAGTAGTGGAATCGGCCATTGCTgtgctaatttttaatttgaacaaaAACTTGCATGAACGGTACAAAAAATATTTCGTCAGATATTCAATTTTTGGCAATCTTTTGCATGATTGAAGAATTTCATTGGGGTTGACCAAAAAATATAGACATGGTAGctgtaatttattttgttcttaaaaaatataattaatacaaatttacTTTTGCTAATTATATACAAAATAcgaaatacaataatattttttttgtaattattatatgaaaatacttttatgaACATGTGCAAGTTAAAGAATTCATTAACACATACAAAGTCAACAAAATTAGTATGCACACAGCGGCATGCAAGaacaaatttatttgttaaaaaatactttaatcgACATCATTATCAGCCATCTAAGTTCATCATCTTCCAAAATTAAACCCTAAAATATGTTCTTAAAGATGAACTAGCACTATCACCGCCCATTTTcctcttttgctttttctttggaTGGgctctcttttgctttctcctCTGTCTACCCCAGAACacccccccaccccccaccccccaaaAAAGAAATAGGAGTTTCAAATTTAGAGTAtattgtaaaaatcattttttatatttttactggCATATGAATTTAGtccctaaatattttaaaaacaatattaccCAAATCAATGCGCAGATGTCAAATAatctcttttattaaaaaaaattcatcaaaattttatagAAAACTCACGCGTAAACAATGTTCAATTAAACCAACATAATTTatgaattgaaatttcattttgaaatatatatgtaGAAAGTATAACTTTTactttaatttgattattaactTGGAAATCTTATATGGTGGTCATTtgttctattttgtttttgttttttttttttgtttttatttgagagcttttgcttcattttataattgattataTAGCATAGGGTTAAGTATTAGACtcattaaataaaagaatgccACAAATTTGTGTATTGACGTAttgatttgtaaatattttagagTTCTAGCTACATAAATGTTTCTAGCTTTTACTTCATTTTATCATTGTTACTAGTTACTAATTGTAATTGGAAACTTGTTACTAAAAGCATAAACAATAGATCAGACTTGAAGCATGTCTAAAATGATTTACATCAATGTGAAAGGCCCACAAATTTTTTCCATGCAAAATCCGGAATGCTGGTTAACATTATAAGACCACCAGCTTGCACCTAGAACCAAAAACAAAAGTATGCAAGTAGAACCGACTACAAAAGTAAGAAGACTGGAAAGATTATGAATATGATGGCTCCTTCAAGAAATGGAGAAGGATGTAGCACAGCTTGCAGCCCCTCAATAAATGCAAACACCATTGCAGCCATCGCAAGAATGGTGAGCGCACAGCCGTGTAATAAGAATGCCCAGACGGCCGTCTTTTTGAAGAAAGGTAATGCGGCAAGGAAATAAATACCAATAGCACACAAAGAAACTATCATGGCTATGCTATCTGCCACGAcaaaatttctgaaattttgaCTCGCTGCAATTGCCATGTCTCGGTCCTTGCCCTTGGTGCCATTGGTAGGGAACGATAAGACTGCCATGCCCTGGATATCCCCTTGTCCGGAATGTAACCACCAGGCAGTGTGAAACCTGCCGCGAAGGTTACAGTTGCTATGAGTGCCGCCACTATCATATGGCTTTCCATTGTTTTCTTAAGTTTAGATATTTCTTCACTTTCTTTGCTTTCAGATATTTCTTCACTTCCTTTGCTATCGCTGCTATCCATGTCTTCCTTGACCTCTAGCGAACCCAAGGGTCTGATCCCAACTCTGAAACTTGGAGTCCGCCGTCTCTGAAATAGTACAAATTTTACAGAGACATGGATAGATATTTGATTTAAAGGGGTGAAATAATCATCCTAattcattgtaaaaaataaaaaaacatctttttccGTGATTACTAATTGTAATCGGAAACGTGTTAGCAAAAGCATAAACAATAGGTAAGACTTAAGCATGTTTAAAATGATTTACATCAATGTCAAAGACTCACAAATTTTTTCCATACAAAATCCCGACTGATGGTTA
This window encodes:
- the LOC117910636 gene encoding ankyrin repeat-containing protein At5g02620-like, whose amino-acid sequence is MADSTTCNLNLSRESIQAATEDTREVQITNQAAAEDGSTFMDPKLYKAAADGHIHVFEQYNIHVQRTPKRTQFSMLQPNLAKRTALSGSFSCLLHHYCNSPMRKEDPDFTYGANAEGNTPLYIAADWGFGDLVQMILEICSSPAHSGFKGRAALRAAVIVNDQAMTEKILGKKHALTKELDQDGWSPLHFAAYVGCNPTIVRQLLEKSDTYVAYLGVKVHGTGNRTTLHIPASQGNIEMVKLLVSHVPDCCEKLDDKDNNVLHLIVTKQISVTSFKNICWLRVRGLINEKNVDGKTPSICFTILPRLKIPSPSSRDSIRPSSSLEIKEDSDSRKSQDSEEISEMKKTIKSHMIVAALIATITFAAGFTPPGGYIENESNNQGMAVLSIPSHGTKGKDRHTAIAVRENFRILSSQRA